CCGCGTAAGGGGCACATAGTAAGCAGTGGGTAAGCGATGGGCAAGCAGTAGCCACATAAGGGGCACATAGTAAGCAGTGGGTAAGCGATTGGCAAGCAGTAGCCACATAAGGGGCACATAGTAAGCAGTGGGTAAGCGATGGGCAAGCAGTAGCCACATAAGGGGCACATAGTAAGCAGTGGGTAAGCGATGGGCAAGCAGTAGCCACATAAGGGGCACATAGTAAGCAGTGGGTAAGCGATGGGCAAGCAGTAGCCACATAAGGGGCACATAGTAAGCAGTGGGTAAGCGATGGGCAAGCAGTAGCCACATAAGGGGCACATAGTAAGCAGTGGGTAAGCGATGGGCAAGCAGTAGCCACATAAGGGGCACATAGTAAGCAGTGGGTAAGCGATGGGCAAGCAGTAGCCACATAAGGGGCACATAGTAAGCAGTGGGTAAGCGATGGGCAAGCAGTAGCCACATAAGGGGCACATAGTAAGCAGTGGGTAAGCGATGGGCAAGCAGTAGCCACATAAGGGGCACATAGTAAGCAGTGGGTAAGCGATGGGCAAGCAGTAGCCACATAAGGGGCACATAGTAAGCAGTGGGTAAGCGATGGGCAAGCAGTAGCCACATAAGGGGCACATAGTAAGCAATGGGTAAGCAATGGGCAAGCAGTAGCCACATAAGGGGCACATAGTAAGCAGTGGGTAAGCGATGGGCAAGCAGTAGCCACATAAGGGGCACATAGTAAGCAGTGGGTAAGCGATGGGCAAGCAGTAGCCACATAAGGGGCACAGAGCAAGCAGTGGGCAAGCAGTGGGTGTGTGATGGCCAAGCAGCGGGCACACAAGGGGTGTACAACAGCCAAGCAGTGGGCGAACAGTAACCACACAGGGGGCACAGCGCAATTAGTGGGCAAGCGGTGGCCACAAAAGGGCCACAGAGCAAGCAGTGGGCATGCGAGGGCCAAGCAGTGGGCACACAAGGTGCGTGCAAGAGCCAAGCAGTGGGCAAACAGTGGGCACACAAGGGACGCAGAGCAAGCAGCGGGCACACAAGGGGCGCAGAGCAAGCAGCGGGCACACAAGGGGCACAGAGCAAGCAGCGGGCACACAAGGGGCAGAGCAAGCAGCGGGCACACAAGGGGCGCAGAGCAAGCAGTGGGCACACAAGGGGCAGAGCAAGCAGCGGGCACACAAGGGGCAGAGCAAGCAGCGGGCACACAAGGGGGGCAGAGCAAGCAGCGGGCACACAAGGGGCAGAGCAAGCAGCGGGCACACAAGGGACGCAGAGCAAGCAGCGGGCACACAAGGGGCAGAGCAAGCAGCGGGCACACAAGGGGCACAGAGCAAGCAGCGGGCACACAAGGGGCACAGAGCAAGCAGCGGGCACACAAGGGACGCAGAGCAAGCAGCGGGCACACAAGGGGCAGGGCAAGCAGCGGGCACACAAGGGGCACAGAGCAAGCAGCGGGCACACAAGGGGCACAGAGCAAGCAGCGGGCACACAAGGGACGCAGAGCAAGCAGCGGGCACACAAGGGGCACAGAGCAAGCAGCGGGCACACAAGGGACGCAGAGCAAGCAGCGGGCACACAAGGGGCAGGGCAAGCAGCGGGCACACAAGGGGCACAGAGCAAGCAGCGGGCACACAAGGGGCACAGAGCAAGCAGCGGGCACACAAGGGGCAGAGCAAGCAGCGGGCACACAAGGGGCACAGAGCAAGCAGCGGGCACACAAGGGGCAGAGCAAGCAGCGGGCACACAAGGGACGCAGAGCAAGCAGCGGGCACACAAGGGGCAGAGCAAGCAGCGGGCACACAAGGGGCACAGAGCAAGCAGCGGGCACACAAGGGGCAGAGCAAGCAGCGGGCACACAAGGGGCACAGAGCAAGCAGCGGGCACACAAGGGACGCAGAGCAAGCAGCGGGCACACAAGGGGCAGAGCAAGCAGCGGGCACACAAGGGACGCAGAGCAAGCAGCGGGCACACAAGGGGCAGAGCAAGCAGCGGGCACACAAGGGGCACAGAGCAAGCAGCGGGCACACAAGGGACGCAGAGCAAGCAGCGGGCACACAAGGGGCACAGAGCAAGCAGCGGGCACACAAGGGGCAGGGCAAGCAGCGGGCACACAAGGGGCAGGGCAAGCAGCGGGCACACAAGGGGCACAGAGCAAGCAGCGGGCACACAAGGGGCACAGAGCAAGCAGCGGGCACACAAGGGGCACAGAGCAAGCAGCGGGCACACAAGGGGCAGAGCAAGCAGCGGGCACACAAGGGACGCAGAGCAAGCAGCGGGCACACAAGGGGCAGGGCAAGCAGCGGGCACACAAGGGACGCAGAGCAAGCAGCGGGCACACAAGGGACGCAGAGCAAGCAGTGGGCACACAGCGGGCACACGCAGGGCGCGCAACGGGCAAGCAGTGGCCACGCAGCGCCTGCCCACGGGGCACGTAACAGCCGAGCAGCGGCCACGCAACGGGCCCACGAGCGGCCAGCAGTAGCCACGCAGCGGGTgcggggcgggcaggcggcggtGGGCGTGCAAGGGGCGTGCAAGAGCCGTGCAGGGGGCGCGCCCCGGCAGGgtacaccccccccccccccccgcctgcccccccccccccctcactcACTCCCCGTAGGCGCCTTCCCCCAGCGTCTGCACCAGGTCCCAGTCCTCCACGAACGGCACCGCCAtccccggccccgctcccgccgcgctGCCCGTTCCCGCCGGCGCCACCGCGCCCCGCCCCGTCCTGCGCGCGcagcccgcccggccccgcccccccgctagcccccgcccccctcccgcagtccctctttccccttcaaattaattaaaagcagcaaaacttcCCCACCAAACCCGTTCTCCACACCCCGTTCTGGCAAGGGGGAAAAACCGGTGCAGaattaggggggaaaaaatcctcaCCACACCcgtttcttttaattctttttttttttttttaattattattatcatttgTGATTCGCCCGTTAATCAACCCCCAGTTGAAGCCGTTACTTCTCATTTGGCGACTGCTCCATGTGTATATAAAAATCACCCCCCGGCAGGCAAGGACGGGCAGGGACGTCTCGCTGCTGCCTGCGCTTACAAATggtataaaacaaaaataaacacccccccccccccccccaaacaaatccaaaacaaataaaaaaaaacccaaaatatttctgcttcacAGGCAAAGGCAAGGTCAGTGCGGTGCGCGGCGCAGCCGGCGGCAGCTCCTCTACGTTCTCGACAAGCCACGGTTATCCAAATCTTTCACCTgggcagcaaaaaaaaaaggtgaagtttATTGGGTTTTCCCCAAATTTGGGGGGTTTCGGCTCGTTCCGCAGCCATACCTTGTATATTCGGACCAGCCAGTGCTCTGTGGTGTACGCCTCCTCCAGCACGTCCAGCTCAAAGTCCTTGTTGCCGATTTCGGCGTTCCTCACCCGGTCGTAGCCCGGCGGTCGTTCTAGGAGAGGGCAAAGTACAGGCAGCGCCGCCACATCGTGCCCCGGAGATGCTGGGGGCAGTGTGGGGCGCCCCAAAAGCGGTGTCACCCCCAGGGGGGTGGTTTTGGGGACTTACTGGCCTCAGTGTAGACCTGACCGAAGCGATAGTAGCACATCTTGTACATGAGGCAGTTGAGGAGCACCGGGGAGCCCTCGCGGTCGACCCGAAACTCCCCCGTGGGGGTGTAGTAGTCGTGCTCCTTGATGTGGCGCCCCGTGTCTGTGCTGCCCCCGATCCGCACCATCCACAGGAACTTGTTGATATCTGAAAGGTGGACAGCAGAGAGTTGGAGTGAACAGAGCAAGGAGCTGAGTTGCGTCAGGGGAAAACAGTGTGGAGAGGCGCTCGGGGAGAGCCATTAACAGTACGTGCAGTTCCAGAGGAACATTTTGGTGCTGTTTCCACTTTGCAGCCTCAGCTGAAGGTGGGACGTTGCTCCTCTACAAGCTGTTTTGGGGAAGTCTGTGCCATCAGTGCCCCCAGCCGGGTCCAACCCAGCCTGGAGTGAGACCTTACCGTCAGATGAGTAGCCGGTGAGGCCTCCGAAGATCACCAGCACGTAGCTGACGTCCAGCTCCCTCATGATCTCGTAGGCTTTCTCCTCCGTCGATGCCATCGCCTGGAGCAGAGGCCGAGTCAGTCACGCCATGTGGTGCCCCGAAAAGGCAGGGCAAGGCAGCGGGTGAGGGAAGGACCTACCTGACCGACACGGGAGATGTGCGTGTTGTTCCAGGTGTTGTTGTCCACCAAGATGGTCCGGTTGGCCATGGCGGTTATCTGGTACCCGTAGTCCCACCAGGACATCACCTTTGCATCCTACATCCAAACACCAGACGCGCCGTCAGCACCTCAGCAGACGATGTTGGTCCCCGCTGCCCCAATTACCTCCGTTTACCTCCGGCGTGTTGTGACGCAGCCAGTAATAAGCTTCTCTGAAGTCATCAAAGATGATTCTGCTGCCATCCCCACCCCGGGCGGACAGAACGATGGAGGGTGAGGAGTATGCCTCGCTGGTCACCCAGGTGGAATGGAAGGTGTAGGTGATCAGGAAGAAAGCCATGACCAGGATCATGCCACTGGCAACCTGAGGGAACACATCAGGCTCAacgctggagggaagaggcTGTCAGCCTTGTCCCCACCAGAACTAGGtgtcttctcccccatcccaAGCCGACCCAACACTCACTTCATTTTTGATGGGGTAGGTGGAATCTTGTTGTTTTTTGCTCTTCTTGTCTGGCCGGCTGATATCCAGGTTCTTCATGTAGGTGGACAACACCTGGGAAACCCCGATGCCGGACAGGATGCACATCACTGGGGCCAGCACCAGCATAAGACGCACCTATGGGCAAGACCAGGACTGTCAGTGCCTCTCGAAGAAATCCAGGCAGAAATCCCAGAGAAGAGTGAAATTAAATGCCATCCCCAACTCAGCACCTCAAATTCAGCAGAAGCATCAGCCTCAAGACAAACCAGTTGCAGATTTTTCCAGCGGGCGCAGACTGGGAGCTGCCACCACCTCAGATGCCCCTGAGGGAAGTTCTCTGCAGACCCCAGAATCAGCCAAGGTGCAGCAGTGACCTCAATTTAACACCCTCAGGCAATCTTAGGTGGAGCCAAGACTCAGTAGACACCTCCGCACCAGAAATCAACCCGCATTTAGGGCTCGGGCTAGAGCAAGAGTGGAAACAGGCTCATAAGCAGCCGTTGGTTGTCAGCCCTGACTTGGTTACCTGGAGAATTTGGGTTTGCAACTCAGCTGCAGGACACCAGGGAGACAGACTCGGCAGCGGTAGCCGCATGGCAGCGAGAAACACCCAAACCAGTAAATTTTGCAACACCACGTTCCCTCACTGCACAGAGGGGCTAATAAACCAGTTgtaaggaaggaagaaaaccccTCATGCACATTTCAGCTGGCTCACACTCGAAGAACCACCATCACCAagttcaggaaaataaattaaattaacttcGTTAAGATGACTTAGTCATCAGGCTTGAGCCCAGCAGCCAGCGGCCCTCACCATCACAGCAGAGAAGTACATGCTGGTCACGCCGTACATGATGATGAAAATGCGGGCGTCCGAGAGGTTACTGAAGCAGTAATACAGACCGACTGcggagggaaaaagagaaacgGGTCAGGTTCACCTTCGCAATCCATTGCCCGATATAAAAAACAGTCAGCAGAGGCACGGAGCGCTCCATCACAGACTCAGCACCGCAAGGAGAGGGGAGACTGCGGTCGTGGCTGGCAGGATAAAACCCCCCTAGTGTCGTCCAGTTATTTAATAAATCAGGGTCTGACAACATCTGCGCTGGGCTCACCCGGGAACATGAAAACGAGGAGCTGGAGGTCAAAGTAATAGGAGGACCAAGTGGTGGGCTGGTGCTCGGAGACGGAGGCGATGATGGGGATGTTGTTCTTTGCATAAGAAGGATCCAGCAGGGAGTAGAAACGCCCTGTCCATGGGGAGATTTTCCCTAggaaataggaggaaaaaaagaaaaatcatatcCAGTTTCATTAGAGAGTAACCAGCAATGCTGATACGTTCTCTCACATGGGAAGCACCTGCAAGGCTGAAGGAGCTATCCTGGACCTCATTTAACACCTCTATTGCTCAAAACTGCCActttagaaaggaaataaagtgcaattttaccctaaaaagacttctcccccacccacccTATATTTTTAGCATCTCTTCGCTACTACAGATTGACATTCAGTTTCTGAAGCAGCTCAGTGTCCCCTGTGTGTGCTGAGTCACAGCAGGTTCCTCTGCATCCCGTATCACACGGAGCCCAGACcttacagctgctgcttcaatATTTTCTGGCTAACGCACATATCAGAGCAGGTCCCAGCCTCCCCCGCAGAGGGGAGAACGCGGAATTAGGATTGACAAATTACGTGCTCCTCAAAGCAACGAAAGGGGGCAATGCCGGCGGTGAAACGTTCTCATCATGGCCACGATCTCGGGCTACCTGTCAGCATAAGCACAGCCCCGATGGTGAGGAGGACAAAGCCAACCAGGGAAATGACGCTCCTGAACAGGATTTCGAATTGCTGCGGGTTCAGCTTGCTCCGAAGGTAGTCTACGAAGGCGTGGATCTGACACAAGCCAAAGACTCCCAGGGCAGCCATGTGCTCCGAGGAGAGGACAGGCTGCAAGCAGGGGAGAGGGCGGTCAGGGAACAGGGTCCTGTTGTACCCGATACCGACTTTTTTTACAAATCACTTTGCAGCAAAACCACTGCCAAAGCTGCAGGAAACTGCTCCCTCCCCGCGGACAGCACAGCTGGCGTGAGTCACTTTCTTACATCAGCTTTGGTTCCCAGATAGGAATCCACGTGGGAAATCAACCCGATTCTCTTCAAAACGTGAGCTAAGCGGGTGTTTTTCCTGCTATACCAAGACACACGCTGGCATGAGCGtttccttcactgaaaacaagtattttcatgAAAGGCAACCGGTGCCATGAAGGTTATTAGTGGCTTTTACAGTCATCCAGCACCTCCAAAAGCCAGTCTCACCAGAGGCTGCAAGGAATCAGCGTGACAGGAGCTAGAACTAGAAGGCAGCACCCACTTATCAAGAGAAGAAACCAGGTGCCCACTCGCTACTCTGTTATAACCCACTAAACGACTGTCCTTGAGTCTGCGTATCATTCTGGTCCCCACCTGGAAGCCAACAAAGGAGATCTGCATCGAGAGGATGGTTCCCAAGCAGTAGACCGTGCAATAGGCTACATAGATCCTGTGGGAGAAGCGTCCGGTCAGCATCAGCACAAGGACATGCAAGGGGATGAGGTTAATCAGAAAGACGTAGCCACCCCACGAGGAGACCtgccaaaagagaaaacaaacaaataaccCACAAGTTCCAGGACTGAACAGGTTGCACAGCAAAGGTCAAACGCGGCAGGTTTGGTTTGCCTGGGATCACGTGCAGGATTTTCACCCAGTGGTAATGCCCGCTGAGATCTGCTCCCTCTAAGGGCACCCTCAACAGTCACGGCTGCCAGAAGCCCGGATTTTTCAATGCTATTAATAAAAACTCACACAAAACCCCGTTGGTTTTGGTTAAGTGGAAATGACCGAAGAAAACACCCATTCTATTTTCATGCCAAACCCTTGGTGGAGCTTCTAGCTCCAACCAGGACGCAGGGACAGCATGCCATGTATTTTTGTCACCATATCCAGAGTGGTCCTTGGAGTCAGAAACACCTCTGCACCGGACGAAGGAACACTTACCATGTAGAAATAGGCGAGAGCACACATGGCTGCCCAATAGATGGAGCCCGTTTTGACGGCTTTGATCCACATGTAGTAAGTTAACAGCATGCAGAATATGGCGATACCTGGGTGGAAGGACACAGAAAGTTCAAAGCAAGCTCACACCAGCCCTGAATATCATCTCTAGGGCACACCAGAGCACTCagttgcaataaaaatatgtatctatAAATGCTTTTGCTGTTCATCAGATGTTCTATCCTTGTACAAAGAGCCAGCTGTGGGAAAAGGGTTTTGTATCCGATTTCTAGACTGAAACACTGTGATGTATCTTACTGTAGATAACAGCTCACGTGGCTTCTCCTAGCCACACCAGCTAGCCTTTCTGGACACAGACTACTTCCATGGCCCCCAAAAGCCCAGCTACACCAGAGGAACTTGGATCGTCTTCTGCTCTAGGCACTGAACACAAGATTGCTGCCTTTGCCAGCCCCAAAGTCACTGCCAAAACAGATATAAAAGCACAAGGGGAACCATGCAGCAACTGCAACCCCAAGCAGAGTTTGTGGAGGTGGCAAACCCCTTTTTGATTTGCGAACAAGGATGCTGAAGGAATGGGGTACGCTCGCTGCCGAGCTGGGGTAGGCTCCCTCTTCTCAAATGCGTGGCTGAGAAGAACCACTGATCTCCGAGCAGCTGGGTTAATAAACCGTGTGGACCTGGCAGGGCTCACTGGGAGAGGACAGTTCCTCTATCATGCCCTACAGCATGTTGACCAGCGTTTTCCAGTACCAAAGAGTCCATAAAGGTTTCCCTGCTCCGAGTGTCACAAACTCACCTTCGTTATCATAGGAGCCGGCAACAGAACGAGAGATGTACCCAGGCACGACTGCAATCATGGCAGCAGCAAGGAGTCCTGCCCCTGcatcctggggaaaaaagaacacagcCAGAGGGTGGAAAAAGCCATCTGTTTTTAGGGCTTTTGTTATCATGCTATACTATGCACAGATATGCCTCAAAGGAATACAAATtgagcactgaaatgaaattttaaaacagatctCCGGTTTCCCTGGAGTTCTGGGTTTTGACCAGCACGGTGGTCATCTTCAAATCTCCGACACAGCTGCGAGCTGCCTTTCCAAACGCCAAacagcccctgctcctctgTAAAGCAAAAGTGTGCGAGGTACGCCCCGATCGCCCCCTTACCTTGAGCTCTTTGGTGAGGTGGTAAGTCACGATGGTGGTGAAAGAGGAGAAGAGTGGAGCCAGAAACACACAGACATTTCGGATGTCGATGGTGATGTGAAAGAAGTGCAGCACGTGGTAAATCGCTGCTGATGTGATCATCAGGCCTGCGGGACAGAAACACCATTGCTACTGGGGTGCTCATGCTCTGCTTGCAGCACCAGGGGTCGTCAGCTTGCAGTTAACAGCAGAGCAGCCAAAAGACTTGCCAgaaaggagctgctgcctgggatgcCTCAATGAAGGGCATCCCCCAcgctccccctcctctcccagctggcaCTCCGTGGGCACTACCCGCCCCTCTCCCCATTTTCCCTGGCGTGAAGCGCATTTCAGCTCAGCAGAAGCCTGACAAGCTTACCTGGATAAATGGTCCCACCAATAATCCTGCCCAAGGGGTACCATGCTCGGTCGTCAAACCAGTTGTGGAATTTATAGAAGCCCTCCTCTGCCAGAAAGCGGGTTGTACGGTAGTTAAAATACCTGTAACAgtgaaaaacattaaacatcATCTCATCCAGACACAGAGGTACTGACTGCTCACCGGTCCTTGGGTGAGTCCCTTAACAAGCTACCAGGAAACGAGGCAGCTTTTGACAGGCAGTAAAGCACCAAATCATGTGCCCATCTGGATACCCTTTCTGATGTTTAGGGGTATAACAAGTGTTTAAAGGGCTGACCACGCATTCTCCACGCAGAGGGAACTAGTCTCATTTCCCTAGACTGCTGCGAAACTCAGCTGCGAAGGTCCATCCCCCCTCCTAGAGAGTTTAAAAGTGGATTTGCAACGGTTACATTCTCCCTTACACCTGACTGTATCAGCAACAAGCCTGGGACGCAGACACAAGTTGTACTAGGagccctccctcctgctgtgccctggcagaGAATAACCACATCCCAGCAGAAAAGTGGTGGTGACCAATTACTTGGATCCAGGCTCTACGAAAATTCCCGAGAAGTGAATTTTGAGTCCAGAAGAGGGGAAACCTAGCTGTACTGAAAACTGCCCTCCAAATCCCTCATCCTCAGTGGGGACTAACTTGAGCCTGGCATACACCGCCCGAATTCTGTGtgctccagaagaaaaaaaactcagCAGGCCCCCTCGAAATGAGATGATGACACTTACGGGTCAAATTCATGGATGACACTTTCAAAtcttaagacagaaaaaagcctCGTGGAGAaagctgcaaacacagaaaaagggCAGAGTGAATCTACAGCACTCAGTGAGCCAGAGTTCTGTCAGGTTTATCTGCTTCTTCGTTGGATTAAAATGATTTCTGTCTTATATGAGTCGTTGAGAAGATAAAGACgcaattttcaaaggaaaaggtACAGCAGGAATAAGATTGTTCACTTAAGATGTGTTTTAAAGACAGATGAGAGCTTCACAACCAGAGGAGGAGCAAAGGCAGCTCCATCCCATGGTCCCCCTTTGAAGACACCCACAAGGCCAGCGCAGCAGGACGTGGACTtacacagcacagctgccatCGACAAGATGAGGAGCTTGAGCAGAGTGTCTTGCTTCTCGTAGGACAGCCGGAGAAACCCTAACTTGGTCATTTTCACATCAAAGGCAGAGACTGAGGTTGCTTGAACACCTGAAAACAAACAGGGAAGACAATCACGAAGTGAGCCAGCTCACAGCCCCGTGCCTCTAAACATTTTGTGAAGGACCTTAAATACCCAGCTCCTGCCCAAGGAGGCTGTCACCCACCCTTCACCCCCGCACGACACTTTTGCTGATCCATGTCTCCCTTCCCCAGATCCCTTTGCCTTCCATCCTCACCTGATCAGCTGTCCCAATTCCAgctgaggtttttctttctttcaaggaGACCAAAACTTCTTCAGGGCAAAGGACGTGTCCGTTTCTCTGcgtacaaaacaaaacccaagcgTAAGCTTTTAGCAAAACCACTAAGTTTTCCCTGGCTGGTCTCTGGACTTTAaccatcacacacacaaaaaaatccacagagaACACAAGAAATTGGTGCTGTTTTCTCACATATAGGAGGTCCGAacagctcctggctgctcccACCTTAAAGTATTTGTGTTCAACATATATATCCCATCGGTTTGCTAATGCAGACGAGCACAGCAAACGAGCTTTGCTTCTACCACCCAACCTGGCTGGTTAATTCCACCTCCCTGGGTGGAGGAAGAGCCAGTGAAATCCTGGTATTACACACCACGGAAGTGAAACTGCAGccagagaataacatctttctACTCTCGAAAAGAgtctgatttctttaaaatgcttctttacCCAATCAATCCGGGGGAAAAAACCTCCCACTGCTCCCTGCAAGTTCAGTCCCAGAACCAGTGGATAAATCCTCAGTTCACATCTCTGAGCGACACCACCAGCGAGGGCAGATTTGGACAGgctgagatttaaaaataaaatacaaaccgggcctgaaaaattctttctgtGACCTAGAAGTGATTCTGATTTGCACGTAT
The genomic region above belongs to Falco naumanni isolate bFalNau1 chromosome 16, bFalNau1.pat, whole genome shotgun sequence and contains:
- the STT3A gene encoding dolichyl-diphosphooligosaccharide--protein glycosyltransferase subunit STT3A, giving the protein MTKLGFLRLSYEKQDTLLKLLILSMAAVLSFSTRLFSVLRFESVIHEFDPYFNYRTTRFLAEEGFYKFHNWFDDRAWYPLGRIIGGTIYPGLMITSAAIYHVLHFFHITIDIRNVCVFLAPLFSSFTTIVTYHLTKELKDAGAGLLAAAMIAVVPGYISRSVAGSYDNEGIAIFCMLLTYYMWIKAVKTGSIYWAAMCALAYFYMVSSWGGYVFLINLIPLHVLVLMLTGRFSHRIYVAYCTVYCLGTILSMQISFVGFQPVLSSEHMAALGVFGLCQIHAFVDYLRSKLNPQQFEILFRSVISLVGFVLLTIGAVLMLTGKISPWTGRFYSLLDPSYAKNNIPIIASVSEHQPTTWSSYYFDLQLLVFMFPVGLYYCFSNLSDARIFIIMYGVTSMYFSAVMVRLMLVLAPVMCILSGIGVSQVLSTYMKNLDISRPDKKSKKQQDSTYPIKNEVASGMILVMAFFLITYTFHSTWVTSEAYSSPSIVLSARGGDGSRIIFDDFREAYYWLRHNTPEDAKVMSWWDYGYQITAMANRTILVDNNTWNNTHISRVGQAMASTEEKAYEIMRELDVSYVLVIFGGLTGYSSDDINKFLWMVRIGGSTDTGRHIKEHDYYTPTGEFRVDREGSPVLLNCLMYKMCYYRFGQVYTEAKRPPGYDRVRNAEIGNKDFELDVLEEAYTTEHWLVRIYKVKDLDNRGLSRT